A single Corynebacterium resistens DSM 45100 DNA region contains:
- a CDS encoding NAD(P)H-dependent flavin oxidoreductase: MADSPNHETRAQNVGGQATNDLQTVDKNLETRLTRLWGIDKPIVGAPMAGRADGHLAAAVSRAGGLGMFGAGAGSSAEWIKENAEIAREGGAFGIGLMLWALKDNPEQFEAVLEAKPTAVSLGFGDPSPYVERAHDAGISVVAPVNDIAQLKAALAAEVDVICVQGTDAGGHTGHIGTMPLMQLVLNYIEIHAPGIPVCVAGGIGSGRGVAAALAAGADAAWVGTALLGSPESVGSEELRALAVKSGSSQTVLTDIYDRAEQQKWDTEKWPTRTVRNAFVDAYAPLSEQGEVTDRELVEARAEGGDYAGELKLHAGQGIGLLRAQVPAGEVVQKLNDEAWDCLNRW, from the coding sequence ATGGCCGATTCTCCAAATCATGAGACGCGAGCTCAGAATGTAGGTGGGCAGGCTACGAACGACCTGCAGACTGTGGACAAAAACTTGGAAACCCGGCTGACCAGGCTATGGGGAATCGATAAGCCAATCGTGGGAGCACCCATGGCTGGTCGGGCTGATGGCCACCTTGCTGCTGCCGTTAGCCGCGCCGGTGGATTGGGAATGTTTGGCGCAGGGGCGGGCAGTAGTGCTGAATGGATTAAAGAGAATGCTGAGATTGCCCGCGAAGGCGGGGCATTCGGAATTGGCCTGATGCTGTGGGCATTGAAGGATAACCCGGAACAGTTTGAAGCGGTCCTAGAAGCAAAGCCCACTGCCGTTTCTCTAGGGTTCGGCGACCCTTCCCCTTATGTTGAACGAGCACATGACGCGGGGATTTCGGTGGTCGCGCCTGTGAACGACATTGCGCAGCTGAAAGCGGCTTTGGCTGCGGAGGTGGATGTCATCTGTGTTCAGGGAACTGATGCTGGTGGCCACACTGGGCATATCGGGACGATGCCACTGATGCAGTTGGTACTGAATTACATAGAGATCCACGCCCCGGGGATACCCGTCTGCGTGGCCGGCGGAATTGGTTCCGGCCGCGGTGTGGCTGCAGCGTTGGCAGCAGGTGCTGATGCCGCATGGGTGGGAACCGCGTTGCTGGGTTCCCCGGAATCCGTGGGCTCGGAGGAATTACGCGCGCTGGCTGTAAAGAGTGGTAGTTCTCAGACGGTATTGACTGATATTTATGACCGTGCTGAGCAGCAGAAGTGGGATACCGAGAAGTGGCCAACCCGCACAGTTCGCAATGCTTTCGTGGATGCCTATGCGCCCCTGAGTGAGCAAGGTGAAGTTACCGATAGGGAACTAGTGGAAGCACGTGCCGAGGGTGGCGACTATGCCGGCGAGTTGAAGTTGCATGCCGGCCAGGGCATTGGTTTGCTGCGCGCTCAGGTGCCTGCGGGCGAGGTTGTGCAGAAACTCAACGACGAAGCGTGGGATTGTTTGAACCGCTGGTAG
- a CDS encoding GlsB/YeaQ/YmgE family stress response membrane protein — protein MTTETLAESTQLLAADSGVPALGFIGWIIIGGLAGWIGSKIMGTDAQMGIFANIIVGVIGGFLGGWIFTLLGIGSGGWIFSFITCLIGACLLLWIIKLFTGKKGRS, from the coding sequence ATGACTACTGAAACTCTTGCTGAAAGCACGCAACTGCTCGCTGCAGACAGCGGTGTGCCCGCCCTCGGGTTCATTGGCTGGATCATCATCGGCGGTTTGGCGGGCTGGATTGGCTCCAAGATCATGGGCACCGATGCGCAGATGGGCATTTTCGCCAACATCATCGTTGGTGTCATCGGTGGCTTCTTGGGTGGCTGGATCTTCACCCTCCTGGGCATCGGCTCTGGTGGTTGGATCTTCAGCTTCATCACCTGCTTGATCGGCGCCTGCCTGCTGCTGTGGATCATCAAGCTGTTCACTGGCAAGAAGGGTCGCTCCTAA
- a CDS encoding acyltransferase family protein, translated as MASAAGRFRQDIEGLRGFAIALVVVFHVFVGKVSSGVDVFLLLGGIFFFGSQLSNARNPKGLTVVQSVIRIIRRLFPPLAIVVAATLAAAILTMNKLVWVQMAKDAVAALGYYINWQLAFSGRDYVAIQTTVSPFQHLWSMSAQLQIYLASLLAVVLIAFIFRRHSRPVLVVILSAATILSFAYATWQHGQDQALNYYSTFSRFWEIGLGGLVGMLLLQRDKQGNPALRPLGPWMRRILGVIGILLIALTGVFLNGSDQFPGAWTLVPLSGAVLLVLAGSSGQPVGVTRLMETRPMVELGGISYALYLWHWPLLVLALNWSGDTKVSWALGLGVIGASLVLAWLTKTLVEKPLRQGKKPERNWVLLSPRYWGNSLKAWPKVAYALVIILLAGAVVASPPILEERLNAGTDELLEASDNRADYPGALSFINNAPTPEGKTIVPPLEDFNKLLPPTQPDGCQIGFEPNVLILTKQYNRSQEQCAYGDVDSEKTLYAVGGSHTEHYMPALDIVGKKQGIKIIPLLKMGCPINAKITLYNGADYPSCREWSKTTMDYIKQHPPTEGIFMPGTRPTDIQGNGPEIVPPEYVDTVRTWHEAGIKTWLVRDNPWHMRTDGTGPLDMRQCVVGMMEGNWNGPGAEGFKGVADQEHPTFDEVLAINKACGTPVNASLVQEDPSIKAYEGLNVKLMDLTAAICREGWCPAIIGNMAAYRDAHHFTNVFAETLADELEAQMFDPNHKIPEMDISLKEPEQPVDESGSPAPSPGAPAPGQPATGVPAVPGQPGAPSVPGQPAPANNSAQQSPAPAPTQDQGGNGQNNQAPKMGQDPAGG; from the coding sequence ATGGCCAGCGCAGCGGGACGTTTTAGACAAGATATTGAGGGGCTTCGCGGATTCGCGATCGCCCTGGTTGTGGTGTTTCACGTTTTCGTCGGAAAGGTTTCTTCCGGCGTGGATGTGTTCCTCCTCCTCGGTGGAATTTTCTTCTTCGGAAGTCAACTGAGCAACGCACGCAACCCCAAGGGTTTGACGGTTGTGCAGTCTGTCATCCGCATAATTCGGCGATTGTTCCCACCACTAGCGATCGTCGTGGCCGCCACCTTGGCCGCCGCGATTCTAACGATGAACAAGCTGGTCTGGGTGCAGATGGCCAAAGATGCCGTGGCCGCCTTGGGCTATTACATCAACTGGCAGCTGGCGTTTTCCGGCCGTGATTATGTGGCCATTCAAACCACGGTGAGCCCGTTCCAGCACCTGTGGTCTATGTCGGCTCAGCTGCAGATTTACTTGGCTTCTTTGCTGGCGGTGGTGCTTATTGCCTTTATTTTCCGACGCCACTCGCGCCCCGTACTGGTCGTCATCCTTAGTGCCGCAACGATCCTGAGTTTTGCTTATGCCACCTGGCAGCACGGCCAAGATCAGGCCCTGAACTACTACTCCACCTTCAGCCGTTTTTGGGAGATCGGCCTGGGTGGTTTGGTCGGCATGCTGTTGCTGCAGCGCGATAAGCAGGGGAACCCTGCGCTGCGACCACTAGGCCCATGGATGCGCCGCATCCTAGGCGTAATCGGCATCTTGCTGATCGCCCTGACCGGTGTGTTCCTCAATGGTTCGGACCAGTTCCCCGGCGCGTGGACACTGGTGCCGCTTTCCGGTGCAGTGCTGTTGGTGCTGGCGGGTTCATCCGGCCAACCCGTTGGTGTGACCCGGCTGATGGAAACCCGCCCAATGGTGGAGCTAGGCGGCATCTCCTATGCCCTGTACCTGTGGCACTGGCCACTACTGGTGCTGGCCCTGAACTGGTCCGGCGACACGAAGGTTTCCTGGGCGCTGGGCTTGGGCGTGATTGGCGCGAGCTTGGTGCTGGCGTGGCTGACCAAGACACTGGTGGAAAAGCCACTGCGCCAGGGCAAGAAGCCGGAACGCAACTGGGTGCTGCTGTCCCCACGCTACTGGGGCAACTCTTTGAAAGCGTGGCCGAAGGTCGCGTACGCCCTGGTCATCATTCTGCTGGCTGGGGCCGTGGTGGCGTCGCCCCCAATCCTGGAGGAGCGCCTCAACGCAGGTACTGACGAACTGCTGGAGGCCTCTGACAACCGGGCCGATTACCCGGGTGCATTGAGCTTTATTAATAACGCGCCCACGCCGGAGGGCAAGACCATCGTGCCGCCGTTGGAGGATTTCAATAAGCTTCTACCGCCGACACAGCCGGATGGATGCCAGATCGGTTTCGAGCCCAACGTGCTGATTCTGACAAAGCAGTACAACCGCTCCCAAGAGCAGTGCGCGTACGGCGATGTGGATTCCGAAAAGACACTGTACGCAGTAGGTGGCTCCCACACAGAGCACTACATGCCGGCACTAGACATCGTTGGTAAGAAGCAGGGAATCAAGATCATTCCACTGCTGAAGATGGGTTGCCCGATCAACGCAAAAATCACGTTGTACAACGGCGCGGATTACCCGAGCTGCCGCGAATGGTCCAAGACAACGATGGATTACATTAAGCAGCACCCACCGACCGAGGGCATCTTCATGCCTGGTACGCGCCCGACGGATATCCAAGGCAATGGGCCTGAAATTGTGCCACCGGAGTACGTGGATACCGTGCGGACTTGGCACGAGGCAGGCATCAAGACATGGTTGGTGCGCGATAACCCATGGCACATGCGTACCGATGGCACTGGGCCGTTGGATATGCGCCAGTGCGTTGTGGGCATGATGGAAGGCAATTGGAATGGCCCGGGTGCCGAAGGCTTCAAGGGTGTGGCCGACCAAGAGCATCCAACTTTTGATGAAGTGTTGGCCATCAATAAAGCCTGCGGCACGCCAGTGAATGCTTCGTTGGTGCAAGAGGATCCCTCTATTAAGGCTTATGAGGGCTTGAACGTGAAGTTGATGGATCTGACCGCGGCGATCTGCCGTGAAGGTTGGTGCCCCGCCATCATCGGCAACATGGCCGCCTACCGCGATGCGCACCACTTCACGAATGTGTTCGCGGAAACTCTTGCTGACGAGCTGGAAGCCCAGATGTTCGATCCAAACCACAAGATTCCGGAAATGGACATCAGCCTGAAGGAGCCGGAGCAACCTGTGGATGAAAGCGGTTCGCCCGCGCCTAGCCCAGGTGCGCCAGCACCGGGCCAGCCGGCAACCGGTGTGCCGGCGGTGCCGGGCCAACCGGGTGCACCATCGGTTCCAGGGCAGCCGGCGCCAGCGAATAATTCCGCGCAACAATCGCCAGCGCCAGCACCTACCCAGGATCAGGGCGGGAATGGTCAAAACAACCAGGCTCCAAAGATGGGGCAGGACCCGGCGGGTGGTTAA
- a CDS encoding restriction endonuclease PLD domain-containing protein, producing MKPNDPLFPQLVHHAAHPKRRRPLAEIFPDLISSCQKLDIAVGYVDAESLRYLHQIALDNPAMQIEILCGMQGIEGMTEEQHLLALKLHEALGENNQGHFFVTRKIRYHGKIYVFRGKSETKAYVGSSNLSGIVDQHSDIWEAGVLLDSNIEAIDQHLEVDLKPFRVPLDKARIPTIASTSSKMAERREATAVPTSTVAQIFKSPAQYEFEIPIKTSGRSSLNAYLGGQGSRKQKTGHSLARDWYEGELIVDKHITSQPGYPRGGVPFTVVTHDGWSFECKTSGQNSKNLRSSGKLSTFGTWIKQIFVEAGVLQFGERVTEETLRRFRRNTLSMKYHPEHEVWSFDLSRPDSVVIHCPRREQNIIQKPELESS from the coding sequence ATGAAACCGAATGATCCGTTGTTTCCCCAGTTAGTCCACCATGCTGCACATCCAAAACGACGCAGACCGTTAGCCGAGATTTTCCCGGACCTCATTTCCTCATGCCAAAAGCTAGATATAGCCGTAGGGTACGTCGATGCAGAATCCCTGCGATACCTACACCAGATCGCTTTGGATAATCCAGCGATGCAAATCGAAATCCTTTGTGGCATGCAGGGAATCGAAGGAATGACGGAGGAGCAACACCTACTGGCGCTGAAACTGCACGAGGCCTTAGGTGAAAACAACCAGGGGCACTTCTTTGTCACACGCAAGATCCGCTATCACGGAAAAATCTATGTTTTTCGGGGCAAATCGGAAACCAAAGCATACGTTGGTAGCTCTAACTTGAGTGGCATTGTTGACCAGCATTCAGATATCTGGGAAGCCGGTGTTTTACTCGATTCCAACATAGAAGCGATAGATCAACACCTGGAGGTTGACCTCAAGCCCTTCCGGGTGCCGCTAGATAAAGCTCGAATTCCTACAATCGCCTCAACTAGCTCAAAAATGGCCGAACGTCGCGAGGCTACAGCAGTGCCTACAAGCACTGTTGCTCAAATCTTTAAGAGCCCAGCACAGTACGAATTCGAAATCCCAATCAAGACTTCGGGACGGAGTAGCTTAAACGCCTACCTGGGCGGTCAGGGCTCAAGGAAGCAAAAAACTGGACATAGCCTCGCCCGAGATTGGTACGAAGGAGAGTTAATTGTGGACAAGCACATAACTTCTCAGCCTGGTTACCCCCGCGGAGGAGTACCTTTCACGGTGGTCACTCATGATGGTTGGTCTTTCGAGTGTAAGACAAGTGGTCAGAACTCTAAAAACCTTCGCAGCAGTGGCAAATTGTCTACTTTCGGGACATGGATAAAGCAGATCTTTGTAGAGGCCGGTGTGCTCCAATTCGGAGAGCGGGTAACCGAAGAAACTCTTCGTCGCTTCCGTAGGAATACCTTGTCAATGAAATATCATCCCGAACATGAGGTGTGGTCTTTCGACCTAAGCCGTCCGGATAGCGTGGTGATTCATTGCCCACGTCGCGAGCAGAACATAATCCAAAAGCCAGAGTTAGAGAGTAGCTAA
- a CDS encoding ATP-dependent helicase C-terminal domain-containing protein, producing the protein MSDLRLDVNLPFAQGHTALMRALSSHRGAVIQAPPGTGKTTLAPGYVADFLANDPNMAGNQKVLVTQPRRVAARASAARLNELYGKPIAAHTVRGESTVSSETIIEFLTPGVLLRRLLRAPDLEGMGAVLLDEVHERQLESDLVFAMVTQLRELREDLHVVAMSATVDAQKFADLLGTPIVDVPSPIHPLQFHYAPAAESISRRDHRARPGQPGSVESIVANTILQALSEQSDSGDVLAFVPTIRGTEIVANLVASRSPHPVKTFALHGSLTPKQQQAIINPNASRFSDSPDTPGSPEPQTSPESRTSPSSNDPAHPRTRRVIVATDVAESSLTVPGVSIVVDSCLSRVNRRDSSRGMSVLVTELTSQASATQRAGRAGRLGPGEVYRCISAEEYGKLPAFSPPAIQTSDLTGALLDCACWGSPGGTDLPLPDPFPEVAASQATQSLQMLGAISEVSATSPFGTITPLGEALASLPMDPHLARGGIIALQALGFDPHAANSRASNSHAANSRSTYPSSANSRSADSYPPAPTLALKTLALLDSQSRLPDDLARAARELSHNHPDVNRMRSLFTRALKSTAAAYEEGGKNIHPTSPSSSTSPSNPTSPSSSTTSSDTTSPSGHTSITDPIAFTVACAFPHLIARRVPGSEQAVLTTAGTGALLPPHLAHASTDWFAIADISRAHTGDGTGARIRSGLPLTQEEAFAAGQRGVEIKKETTTSYDRSSGKVRARTTRTFGAIELASTPTKPSPEQTRAAIESALASHGLQLVDLSPAADSFARRIQFLADAHVPGYPSLRGELPESVRAFVADALANGKKPDIVGLLRGVIPWDQPIDELAPESLELPNGRRARVTYPPVEGAATDNAPAVVATKLQNCFGLVESPIIGNRRVQFHLLSPAQRPLAVTDDLASFWDGPYQGVRKDMRGRYPKHAWPEDPR; encoded by the coding sequence GTGAGCGACCTGCGTTTGGATGTAAACCTGCCCTTCGCCCAAGGCCATACGGCCTTGATGCGTGCGTTGTCATCGCATCGTGGAGCGGTTATTCAGGCTCCACCCGGCACAGGAAAAACCACATTGGCGCCAGGGTATGTGGCCGATTTTCTTGCCAATGATCCAAACATGGCAGGCAACCAAAAGGTCCTAGTCACGCAACCAAGGCGCGTAGCTGCTAGGGCGTCGGCCGCGCGCTTGAATGAACTGTATGGCAAACCTATCGCTGCGCATACGGTGCGTGGGGAATCCACGGTGAGCTCAGAAACCATTATCGAGTTCCTCACTCCGGGCGTGCTTCTGCGTCGGCTTTTGCGTGCCCCTGATCTAGAGGGCATGGGTGCCGTGTTGCTGGATGAGGTTCACGAACGTCAACTGGAATCAGACCTCGTCTTCGCTATGGTCACGCAATTGCGGGAGCTCCGGGAAGACTTGCATGTCGTGGCGATGTCCGCCACCGTCGATGCACAAAAGTTCGCCGATCTCCTAGGTACTCCCATTGTGGACGTTCCTTCCCCAATCCACCCTCTACAGTTTCATTACGCCCCGGCAGCGGAATCAATATCCCGGCGCGACCATCGCGCTCGCCCAGGCCAGCCCGGTTCGGTGGAATCAATCGTGGCAAACACGATTCTTCAGGCGCTATCTGAACAATCAGATTCCGGGGACGTTCTTGCCTTCGTTCCCACCATCCGAGGTACGGAAATTGTGGCGAACTTAGTCGCCAGCCGGTCGCCGCACCCGGTGAAGACTTTTGCACTTCACGGTAGCCTCACTCCAAAGCAGCAACAGGCGATCATCAACCCGAACGCTTCACGATTCTCAGACAGCCCAGACACACCGGGCTCCCCAGAGCCACAAACCTCCCCAGAATCCCGCACCTCCCCAAGTTCAAACGATCCCGCACATCCTCGCACTCGGCGCGTAATCGTCGCTACGGATGTCGCCGAATCATCTCTCACCGTCCCTGGAGTCTCGATCGTGGTGGATAGCTGTTTATCGCGAGTGAACCGTCGCGATTCCAGCCGTGGCATGTCTGTGCTGGTCACAGAGCTCACCTCACAAGCATCTGCCACCCAGCGCGCTGGTCGTGCAGGTCGCCTCGGCCCTGGCGAGGTGTACCGGTGCATTTCGGCTGAGGAATACGGCAAGTTACCCGCGTTCTCCCCGCCGGCAATCCAAACTTCCGATCTCACTGGTGCGCTACTTGATTGCGCCTGTTGGGGTTCCCCGGGCGGTACCGACCTACCGCTACCGGATCCTTTTCCTGAGGTTGCCGCTAGTCAAGCCACACAATCACTGCAGATGCTCGGGGCGATTAGCGAGGTCAGCGCCACCTCCCCCTTCGGCACCATTACCCCGCTTGGTGAGGCCCTCGCCTCTCTACCGATGGATCCGCATCTCGCGCGCGGTGGCATTATCGCGTTGCAGGCTCTCGGATTCGATCCACACGCAGCCAACTCGCGCGCATCCAATTCGCACGCAGCCAACTCGCGATCAACCTACCCGAGCTCAGCCAATTCGCGCTCTGCCGATTCCTACCCGCCAGCCCCCACTCTGGCGCTGAAGACCCTCGCGCTGCTGGATTCGCAGTCGCGATTGCCCGATGACCTCGCCAGAGCCGCTCGAGAGCTCAGCCACAATCACCCCGATGTGAACCGGATGCGCTCATTATTCACCCGGGCGTTAAAGTCCACCGCAGCTGCATATGAGGAAGGTGGCAAGAACATCCACCCCACCTCGCCTTCCAGCTCAACCTCACCTTCCAACCCCACCTCACCTTCCAGCTCCACCACCTCCTCAGATACCACCTCCCCCTCCGGCCACACATCCATCACGGACCCCATCGCATTCACCGTCGCCTGCGCTTTTCCGCATCTCATCGCCCGTCGCGTCCCAGGTTCGGAGCAGGCAGTTCTCACCACGGCAGGCACGGGCGCACTATTACCACCCCACCTCGCCCATGCCTCCACAGACTGGTTCGCCATCGCCGATATCTCCCGCGCCCACACCGGTGACGGCACGGGCGCGCGCATCCGCAGCGGCCTGCCCCTCACCCAGGAGGAGGCTTTTGCCGCGGGCCAGCGGGGCGTCGAGATCAAAAAAGAAACAACCACCAGCTACGACAGATCCAGTGGCAAAGTGCGCGCGCGTACCACCCGCACCTTCGGCGCGATCGAGCTCGCGTCCACGCCCACCAAACCCTCGCCGGAACAAACTCGCGCCGCCATCGAATCCGCCCTTGCCAGCCACGGTTTGCAGCTCGTCGACCTTTCGCCGGCAGCGGACTCTTTCGCACGGCGTATCCAATTTCTTGCAGACGCCCACGTGCCCGGCTACCCCAGCCTGCGCGGGGAACTGCCGGAATCTGTGCGCGCTTTTGTGGCGGATGCCCTTGCTAACGGGAAGAAGCCAGACATCGTGGGCTTGCTGCGCGGTGTGATTCCGTGGGATCAACCTATAGATGAGCTCGCGCCGGAATCATTGGAACTCCCCAACGGCCGGCGGGCACGCGTGACGTATCCGCCCGTGGAAGGCGCCGCAACAGATAATGCCCCGGCGGTTGTGGCAACCAAACTGCAAAATTGCTTCGGATTGGTGGAATCCCCGATCATTGGCAACCGGCGCGTACAGTTCCATCTACTTTCGCCTGCGCAAAGGCCCCTCGCGGTGACGGACGACCTGGCGAGTTTCTGGGACGGCCCCTATCAGGGCGTGCGGAAGGACATGCGGGGGCGCTATCCCAAACACGCGTGGCCGGAGGATCCCCGATAA
- a CDS encoding DNA cytosine methyltransferase, with the protein MAEAPKVVSTFAGCGGLDLGLQDVGFDIVWANDFSKEAVATYRHNINAHIVDGDITEIDPFTDETIPDADLVTGGFPCQDFSMIWKRPGLDGKRGTLYQNFRDFVAAKQPKAFIAENVKGLLTANKHMAIKTIVEDLEAVEPGYIVKPRLYNFAEYGVPQFRERVLIVGIRRDTGFNFKHPAPTHGPRGELPYMTAGEALEGVEKVPFNNNHMRQMPRTREILKRIPEGGNFTDIPKDSPYYVKGMISHVYRRLHRNEPSKTLIAGGGGGTWGYHYEEPRALTNRERARLQTFPDDFEFLGSNTEVRRQIGNAVPPAGMHAIGDRLMQLFTGDYTPVDLEEQHAFLQTLSIKERLKLADDETE; encoded by the coding sequence ATGGCAGAAGCACCAAAAGTAGTCTCCACCTTTGCAGGATGTGGTGGCCTGGATCTAGGACTACAGGATGTCGGTTTCGATATCGTTTGGGCGAACGATTTCTCCAAGGAAGCGGTAGCTACCTATCGGCATAATATTAACGCCCACATTGTAGACGGAGACATCACGGAAATTGACCCGTTTACCGATGAAACTATCCCAGATGCGGATCTAGTGACCGGCGGGTTCCCATGCCAAGACTTCTCAATGATCTGGAAACGCCCAGGTCTTGACGGTAAGCGAGGCACACTCTACCAAAACTTTCGCGACTTCGTGGCTGCCAAGCAACCGAAAGCATTCATAGCGGAGAATGTTAAAGGCCTACTTACGGCCAACAAACATATGGCAATCAAAACCATTGTGGAAGACCTCGAAGCAGTGGAGCCGGGTTATATCGTGAAGCCCCGACTATACAATTTCGCTGAATACGGCGTCCCGCAATTCCGCGAGCGAGTTTTGATTGTAGGCATCAGACGAGACACCGGCTTTAACTTCAAACATCCCGCACCTACACATGGACCTCGCGGGGAGCTACCCTACATGACCGCCGGTGAAGCCCTCGAGGGAGTCGAAAAGGTTCCGTTCAACAATAACCACATGCGCCAAATGCCCCGTACTCGGGAGATCCTAAAGCGAATCCCCGAGGGCGGGAACTTCACGGATATTCCTAAAGATAGTCCTTACTACGTCAAAGGAATGATCAGCCACGTTTACAGACGACTTCATCGAAACGAGCCATCCAAAACACTTATTGCCGGTGGCGGTGGAGGAACCTGGGGTTACCACTACGAAGAACCACGAGCGCTCACAAATCGGGAACGGGCGCGCCTTCAGACCTTCCCAGATGATTTCGAGTTCCTCGGTTCCAATACGGAAGTACGTCGCCAAATTGGTAATGCCGTCCCACCTGCTGGAATGCATGCTATTGGAGATCGATTGATGCAACTGTTCACCGGCGATTACACACCGGTCGATCTTGAGGAACAGCATGCCTTTCTTCAAACCCTGTCAATCAAAGAGAGATTGAAGTTGGCAGACGATGAAACCGAATGA
- a CDS encoding NAD(P)H-dependent oxidoreductase, with product MTTVLIVHHSPSPVTAALSSFVIDAARSAAKEANQALGLEGDNVVKVVERHPLDPEFSAGQLAEELSAADAVIFGTTANFGYISGALKHYFDSTFVAARENTAGTPVSWWIRGGYDTTGAAKAMRALTTGFEMRVAADPVEFTGEWEPHQDALKIMAQAVVGEALGPS from the coding sequence ATGACCACTGTTTTAATTGTGCACCACAGCCCTTCGCCCGTGACTGCGGCGCTTTCTTCCTTTGTTATCGACGCCGCTCGCTCCGCCGCCAAAGAGGCCAACCAGGCGTTGGGGCTGGAAGGTGACAACGTAGTGAAAGTTGTTGAACGCCACCCGTTGGATCCGGAGTTTTCGGCTGGTCAGTTGGCCGAGGAATTGAGCGCGGCCGATGCGGTGATATTCGGAACCACTGCGAATTTCGGGTACATCTCTGGTGCGCTGAAGCACTACTTTGATTCCACTTTCGTGGCTGCGCGGGAAAACACGGCGGGCACGCCAGTGAGCTGGTGGATCCGCGGTGGGTATGACACCACTGGGGCGGCGAAGGCTATGCGGGCGCTGACCACTGGATTTGAGATGCGAGTAGCAGCAGATCCCGTGGAGTTCACGGGAGAGTGGGAACCCCACCAAGACGCGCTAAAGATCATGGCGCAGGCCGTGGTGGGGGAAGCCTTAGGGCCGAGCTAG
- a CDS encoding DNA-3-methyladenine glycosylase I, with product MKVGTLMADNVLPSGQILGDDGIPRPPWTYRTAIEKDYFDNEWGRHVITESGLLERITLEGFQSGLSWSLVLNKRAAFRDVFNMFDPARVVAMPKERREAALADDRLIRNPQKHAALYDNAEATIALRDDPELQKLPEDHPAFRVLGGAAERLAPGLPVLVWSFTPEHHQRPRALEDIQRISDESIAMAKALKNRGFKFVGPTTCYATMQAIGMVNDRVVEPEGNGA from the coding sequence ATGAAGGTAGGAACTCTGATGGCAGATAACGTGCTTCCCAGCGGACAGATCCTAGGCGACGATGGAATCCCTCGGCCGCCGTGGACCTACCGCACCGCTATTGAGAAGGATTACTTCGATAATGAGTGGGGCCGGCATGTGATTACTGAAAGCGGCTTGCTGGAGCGGATTACGCTCGAAGGGTTTCAATCCGGTTTGAGTTGGTCCCTAGTGTTGAATAAGCGCGCGGCTTTTCGCGATGTTTTCAACATGTTTGATCCCGCTCGCGTGGTGGCCATGCCGAAGGAGCGCAGAGAGGCCGCCCTGGCGGACGACCGATTGATCCGAAATCCGCAGAAGCACGCTGCGCTCTATGACAACGCTGAAGCGACCATTGCCTTGCGCGATGATCCAGAGCTGCAGAAACTCCCAGAAGACCATCCCGCATTCCGTGTGCTGGGTGGGGCTGCGGAGCGCCTCGCGCCGGGATTGCCGGTGCTGGTGTGGAGTTTCACTCCTGAGCACCACCAAAGGCCACGCGCGTTGGAGGATATCCAGCGAATCTCCGATGAGTCCATCGCGATGGCTAAGGCATTGAAGAACCGCGGCTTCAAATTCGTTGGTCCCACCACGTGTTATGCCACGATGCAGGCCATCGGCATGGTCAATGACCGCGTGGTGGAGCCGGAAGGAAACGGGGCCTAG